The Malus sylvestris chromosome 14, drMalSylv7.2, whole genome shotgun sequence genome segment agctacaaccagttcttccttcctgattcgacgataaaatgagtagtttctatactcttctgagttactcaactcccctaaaggagtactcctttcatgtccttcattgaaaagattatgaaaataacctctccatctgtctttgaccgcgttctctgtagcaagaacctttcaatccttatccttgatgcacctcacttggtttaggtccattgtcttattttcccttgctctagctagtttatagatatccaactctccttctttggtatctagtcgcttatacatatcgtcataagccgctaacttagcttctctcacagctttcttcgccttttgcttcgctcttctatacctttcaccattttcatcggtcctatccttctataaggctttacaacattccttcttagccttcacctttgtttgtacctccttattccaccaccaagattccttttggtgtggagcaaagcccttggactctcctaatacctcttttgctacttttcgaatACAGCTAGctatggaatcccacatttggctagcttccccctctctatcccacacacactgggtgattacttgctctttgaaaatgacttgtttttctccttttagattccaccatctagtctttgggcacttccaagtcttgttcttttttctcactcttttgatatgtacatccatcaccaacaagcgatgttgattagccaagctctctcccggtataactttgcaatccttacaagttatacgatcccctttcctcattagaagaaaatctatttgtgtttttgacgacccactcttgtaggtgatcacatgttcttctctcttcttaaagaaggtgttagctaagaagagatcatatgccattgcaaaatccaagatagcttccccatccttatttctctccccaaaaccatggccaccatgaaaacctccatagttgcctgtctccctgcccacgtgtcgatttaaatctcctcctataaataacttcttcgtctgggcaattccttgcaccaagtctccaaggtcttcccaaaatttctcattcgaactcgtatccaaccctacttgaggtgcgtacgcactaatcacattgatgagttcttgtcctattacaatcttgattgccatgattctatctcctaccctcttgacatctacaacatcttgtgtcaaggtcttgtccacaatgatgccaacaccgtttctcgttctatttgtgcccgaataccaaagcttaaaccctaagttttctagatcctttgccttaagaccaacccacttagtttcttgtaggcacataatatttatccttctcctcaccataacttccactacttccatagactttcccgttaaggttcctatattccacgttcctaaacgcattctactctcttgaactctacccttctgtcctagcttcttcaccatcccccgtctaataagatcaaagtacttcttttgtgtgtcctgtgtaaagttgataggagcatatgctcccaaacaactttgagtggagtcgttcgaaaagaagtttctatggcccccttgctcatttaacactgcatccgggtgccgatggagatacagcgaacccttgctcacttatcactgtgctcgggccacacagcgcgccacttacgggtgacgtcctagctttagcgcgatttcgttctggattcattgtcataaggattcgacgtaactgtggagtgccgactgtcgactacctgacgccctccccttcctcctttatccgggcttgggactggtaatgtaagataaacttacataggcggagttgtTTTGAATAacttataaatacaaaaaattatcaTCCGTGATATCAAAACACTAgagtaaagtttttttttcacttcCAAGACAATGAGTGGCAAACCTTTCAGTTACCTCAACAAAAACACCAAAATAAGTGATTTTCTTGATGCAGCATTTCACAACATCTCCAACTTGAAGTTTTGCCTGCCATAAGAATCAATATAAGAGATTGAGACAACATATTGCATACTCGGAATTGCACAATAAGCTTTTGAAGAACATGGACTTCAGAGACTTAATATTTTAGGTATAAGATTGCTTCTCAGTTATTTGAGAACCACCCATGTAAAAGAGATTTTTCAGATCAACTTATACATATATTAGGATGAAATAATAAATCCCAATTTTAGGAGTAAAGGATAGGAATTCACATAGGAGAATTATAACATATAGCATACaccagaaatcattttaattaaactcCATAGACCAACTCAAAATGATACTACAAAACACTGATTTCTTACAATCAGCTTTGGCaagatttttatatttattaatatatttctaGTTTGCAGCTGTGACACTTATCCACCACCCTGAACAACCAAATATTGTAGTCTTCCAACTCTGGAAATAGAGGTTACCAAATACTGTAGCTTAAAAAGAATAATCAAAATGAAAGGAATAACAAACAGCACCATTCAAGATACATCACAAATGAAGGTGGCCTCTCACCATAAGACTTCTTTTTCTCTCAACCGACTCTTCCTTCTCTTTTGGCCTCACTGAAAATACAAGCTTCCCAAACTTTCTGTTGGTCAACACCAATTGTACTCTGATTTTCTACAAAATTCAGTttctaaaaattaattaaaaggaaTAAAAGATGAGAATAAAGTTTCCAAATGCAGCAGTCAATCTTCTCATTCAGGTTCTTCAAACCTGGCCAACAAATGATGATAAGAATTTGATTTTCTCTTGGTCATAAATTCTAAGAAGATCTTCCAATCTCATATCTGGTGAAACTATTGTCTCGTTTTTCGCGTCTGCATCAGGATCTTCTAGGCTTGGATTAGGAAGAGTATTCGTATCAATAATTCCTAGATTTCGTCTGTACAATGACGGGTCTAAGCCCTTCTGTCTCAACCATGACTCAAAAGCTAAGAACTTCCACTTGGAAGAAAGATTACGGTATGGCAGAAATCCAATTAACGAGCGGAAAGATACCTGTCATAAAGGTCAAATCAAACTCAGAAAGCTCAGATGGAAAGTATATATAGTTAACCACAAACACTAAAGAACAAATGAAAGCCTATGAAATGACTGTCCAAAGTGTACTTACAAAAAACCTCTGGTGCTAGCACTTATCAGTTCTACATCTCCCCTATCTCCTTTTTTTAACCAGATTTTCAGCCATAACCCAATCAGCATCTTCATAACCCTATAGATTTGTAGAGAATGAATTTTTTGTAacagaacaacaacaacaacaacaaagctttttcccactaagtggggtcgactatgtgaatcctagaatgccattgcgctcggttttgtgtcatgtcctccgttagatccaagtactctaagtcttttcttagggtctcttccaaagttttcctaggtcttcctctaccccttgagccctgaacctctgtcatgagtcacatcttcgaactggagcgtcagtaggccttctttgcacatgtccaacccactcattcctaatcttatcatttcttgtgagcccacacctccaacgaaacatcctcatctccactacacccattttgtgtacgtgttgatgcttcaccgcccaacattctgtgccatacagcatggccgaccttattgccgtcctataaaattttcccttgagcttcagtggcatatgacggtcacacaacacgccaggtgcactcttccacttcatccatcccgcttgtattccatatattctgtctttgatcggcttaggcgaagacctttagattccaacacttctctccaaaggttaagcttcgcatttaccccttcctgagtttcatctatcaaccctatatcgtctgcgaaaagcatacaccaaagaataacatcttgaatatgtcctgttaactcatccattaccaatgcaaaaaggtaaggacttaaggattgttgatgcacaaaatcagtgaggacttgggtacaacataaagtattaagtttgtgaccttcgctagattgctccggttattagtatggataagtatgtagaAAGATAGAGACAGGagagcaaacataagatgtacgtggttcacccagattggctacgtccacggagtagaggagttctcattaattgtggagggtttacacaagtacataggttcaagctctcctttagtgggtacaagtgaatgatttagtacaaatggcattaggaaatattttgggagaatgatctccttttatagaagagagtttctagccttgttctgacattgacacgtgtcgtgttgtgattggcttccgatgttgacacgtgtcgcgctatgattggcttctgatgtcgacacg includes the following:
- the LOC126599040 gene encoding uncharacterized protein LOC126599040; this encodes MAENLVSFRSLIGFLPYRNLSSKWKFLAFESWLRQKGLDPSLYRRNLGIIDTNTLPNPSLEDPDADAKNETIVSPDMRLEDLLRIYDQEKIKFLSSFVGQKIRVQLVLTNRKFGKLVFSVRPKEKEESVERKRSLMAKLQVGDVVKCCIKKITYFGVFVEVEGVPALIHQTEISWDATVDPSSYFKIGQIVEAKVYQLDFALERIFLSLKEIMPDPLMETLESVVGDCDSLDGRLEAAQADTEWADVESLIKELQQTEGIQSVSKGRYFLSPGLAPTFQVYMASMFENQYKLLARSENKYRR